In Hippoglossus hippoglossus isolate fHipHip1 chromosome 11, fHipHip1.pri, whole genome shotgun sequence, the sequence GGCATCTACAGACGAACGAATAGACAGAAAGAACACAGAAtttgtaaattacattttaaaactaagaACAAATGTAAATAAGGACAAGATTTGACTATCAGGCCTGTGAATTATTTGcaataacaaaatacaaatatctatattgaacattttaaaatataaaaaataattaaatacatttttatacgttttacatatttctttttttatgtaatatataaaatatgcgATCATGTTTTCCTGCTCTACTTTTGATTTaacaaaagtttaaataaagtgaaaatcgATAGCAACCAGATATTGACTTTCTATACTAAATAGATAATTGACTTTGAATAGactttaaatatatgtttctaAATAATGTTCTAAATATGTTAAATACAAAAGGTACCTACAGTTAATACTTTAGTTTCTTTAGAATTATTTTCGGATTTCTGATACTGCAACAATAAAATACTGAGGTTCAATACAGGCTACTGCACACGTCCACATATGTAATACATTATCTAAGGGACTCTGACCTTTTGCTGCTGTTCTTTCTGCTTGTGCTTGGTTATCTTCTTCGATGGAGCGACGCCCATCTTTGCAGACTTGAAGGACTCCAGACGACTCCTCATCGTCCTCTGGAAGATCTCCTGCACCTCGTTCTCATCCACATTGACGTTGAAATGGCTCCGACTGtacctgtgtctgtgctgcaaaCCCAAAAGACAAGAGGCGAGAATGGTGAGCGTCAGTGAGGGACGATCTGAGGATCTGATCCAGACAGGGGCTGAAAGTGTTCACCTGTTTCCTGCCTTTGtacagatgctgctgcagcaggtgatGAGTGTTGATGCCCTCAGTTTCCCTCATTCCCTTCATGGTCTGCTCGTGCATGTCCAGGCTCACTGATGGCACAGGGTCTCTTCTACAGGGAAAATACATCATGTCAGTCCCAGTTCATCTTTATCCAGCTTTAAGCACAGAGCTAATTtagacacaaaaagaaatgatgCAAGACAAAACTGCTTGTGGTCACCAGGAGGCAGTGTCTGAGCAAAGAGCTGCTCTCATGTGAGCAGATCTGTGAACGGACAGGAGGAGATCAGATCTGGTTTCCAGGCTGTGAATAGTTAATATGCTTTTGTTAGATAAAGGAAGGtttctggatctagtggatttaaatgtggtttcatcaggagcctgtggggccttggtggaggtttgaacTCTAACACGTGTCAGTCTACTCAGTTAAAGTGTTTGCTCACCTCATGTCAGACACACTGCTGCGATCGTCCGTCATGTCGGCCATGATGTCCGGCATCACCTCTGAGAATTCGTCACCAAACTTTTTCTTGAAGTCGACGTACGAGTTGTCGTTGCGGATGAACTCCAGTGAGCCTCTGCGCTCGCCCTGCAGCAACAGGACGAGAGATCACTTCCTTTAACAGACCTGCACCTGATCCTGCAGCCGTGACCTTGAATGTGCGCGTGATCCTCACCTCGGCCACGTAGCTTATGGCGTCCTTGAGGTTCAGCTGATGGAAGATGCTGAAGACGTGGTCGCGGTTCTTCCTCGCCGACGGCTTCATCAACCACCCCGTCATCCACTTGTCCTCAAAATGTTTCCACCTTCACAACAAGAGAgcaaacaatcacacaaacatacaacatTTTCCTGTTAAATTGTTAAAGGCGTCTTTACGCACTTGTCCCTCATGTAGTTGTGTCCAATTTGTCCAGATATGTCTTCTATGGCAACGAGCAAGTGATCAAACacctaaaacaacagaaagagaaagactcCAATTATTATGTTATAATTATGACACAGAAAACTATGAAAGGTGACATGTAAACATTTTGAGATTTACCTTGTtctgcactttttctatgagtgTGAGCTCAGCTACTTTAGCTCTCTTCACTTTCAGCCATGTGACCAGAGGCTTCATGGTGATTCCCTGCAGAACAAAGAGTTTCCAGCATAAGGAAGTGAAATGAGTGTTCTAATGTTCTGCTGTGGCTACAAAACAAGAGCGGTCACCTGAAGAATGACAGTGAAGTAGACGACAATGAGAGTCGTGCTGATCATCAGATTCTTCTCCTTTATCTTGCTCTTATCCAGCATCACAGCCAGGCCGTACGCCACAGCCCCTCGCAGGCCACCGTAGCTCATGATCACCTGATCTATCAACCCCACGGGGACCAGCCTGTACCTGTTCAGGATCCAGGTGAGGAAAAAGACTCCTGCGGTGCACACGCACATTTATCAGATCGTGTAATTGTTTCTTCTCTAATGTGACAGCACACAGATCAAAATCTCACCAATTATCCTGTACacaaagatgaagaggagcGTGAGGAGGATGAAGCCGGTGTTCCACACCCAGATTTCCTTGTCGATGGCCGAGATGCCGAGGAAGACGAAGATGATGGTTTCTGATCCGTTGGCGAGAACCTTCAAGGCAAATCTGACCGTGTTGACGGACTTCTCGTCCATGTTTGCATTGATGTACTTCTGGCAGCAAATACCACAGAAGACGATCCTGTGGACAAAAACACCAACGTAAAACTAATGCAATAACTATTTATTCAGGCCTTGAAGCAGAATCAATGAAACAAAGTATTTTGTAATGAAATACTAACGAGAGGatggcagagagggagagcatcTCAGCGGTCAGGTAGGAGAGGTACCCCAGGATAAAGATGAAGCCCGGCTCGATGATCTGGATGTTTTTAGTCCATCTGGTCAGAAGAGAGATCAGCAGGCCGAACAGAAAGCCCATGAGGGAACCGCCGAACGCCACCACGAAGAAGGAAActggagagagacacaaaaacagaacacacGTATAAAAACATAACTTGGATTCTATGCTATTTAATGGAGACTTTCATCCAAAAATAACCACGTGTAAAATACATTCATGCACACGTACAGTATCTCTAAAACCAGGTGTGTCCACTGGGCCACTTCTTACCAATTCCTTTAATGATCTCCACAGCGTCGATTTTGGGTCCTCCCAGTGACACAAATGCGTCAAATACATTGAAGAGCACctgagagaagaagcagaaggtTTTACAGGACATAATAATTGGATATATTCATTTCAAATGCTTTCTTTCTACCAAGTGACATTCTAGTCTATTTGTAATCTGCAGCTCCTATGTACATCATAAG encodes:
- the slc9a3.1 gene encoding sodium/hydrogen exchanger 3.1 isoform X1, with protein sequence MATTWRFALFLCVLLLVSGGPSLASEEAGTTAHSSGHGESGHDTTGDAGHGDTGDGDAAHGDGHGGEPITTLPIVSWKWHHVSTPYLVALWILVSWLCKIIIEANHHVTSVIPESALLICFGFILGGMIWGADMAQTFKLTPTVFFFYLLPQVILDAGYTMPNKLFFSNMGAIMIYAIIGTCWNAASVGLSLWGCHKGGAMGDIDIGLLQYLLFGSLIAAVDPVAVIAVFEQVHVNEVLFILVFGESLLNDGVTVVLFNVFDAFVSLGGPKIDAVEIIKGIVSFFVVAFGGSLMGFLFGLLISLLTRWTKNIQIIEPGFIFILGYLSYLTAEMLSLSAILSIVFCGICCQKYINANMDEKSVNTVRFALKVLANGSETIIFVFLGISAIDKEIWVWNTGFILLTLLFIFVYRIIGVFFLTWILNRYRLVPVGLIDQVIMSYGGLRGAVAYGLAVMLDKSKIKEKNLMISTTLIVVYFTVILQGITMKPLVTWLKVKRAKVAELTLIEKVQNKVFDHLLVAIEDISGQIGHNYMRDKWKHFEDKWMTGWLMKPSARKNRDHVFSIFHQLNLKDAISYVAEGERRGSLEFIRNDNSYVDFKKKFGDEFSEVMPDIMADMTDDRSSVSDMRRDPVPSVSLDMHEQTMKGMRETEGINTHHLLQQHLYKGRKQHRHRYSRSHFNVNVDENEVQEIFQRTMRSRLESFKSAKMGVAPSKKITKHKQKEQQQKMPNGKSLDKGKSYYSGDEDFEFSSDGDGASGYNASGHSFPMRVTYRTGAGIENPAFMPDTDPMSAVQIPPWLGEAELDSSTVAPSQRAQVRLPWTPSNLRRLAPLRTSTRSTDSFMLADTPVAQQWSNLPPPPPPPPPPSDRDDGQK
- the slc9a3.1 gene encoding sodium/hydrogen exchanger 3.1 isoform X3, producing the protein MRRCGYVLLLLLGSALLAWPVSGARDDSPLTHRELPLRPSESKTNSSGAEHCPSAPITEVPIVTFKWCHVKTPYLIALWILVAGLAKLVIEANHHVTSVIPESALLICFGFILGGMIWGADMAQTFKLTPTVFFFYLLPQVILDAGYTMPNKLFFSNMGAIMIYAIIGTCWNAASVGLSLWGCHKGGAMGDIDIGLLQYLLFGSLIAAVDPVAVIAVFEQVHVNEVLFILVFGESLLNDGVTVVLFNVFDAFVSLGGPKIDAVEIIKGIVSFFVVAFGGSLMGFLFGLLISLLTRWTKNIQIIEPGFIFILGYLSYLTAEMLSLSAILSIVFCGICCQKYINANMDEKSVNTVRFALKVLANGSETIIFVFLGISAIDKEIWVWNTGFILLTLLFIFVYRIIGVFFLTWILNRYRLVPVGLIDQVIMSYGGLRGAVAYGLAVMLDKSKIKEKNLMISTTLIVVYFTVILQGITMKPLVTWLKVKRAKVAELTLIEKVQNKVFDHLLVAIEDISGQIGHNYMRDKWKHFEDKWMTGWLMKPSARKNRDHVFSIFHQLNLKDAISYVAEGERRGSLEFIRNDNSYVDFKKKFGDEFSEVMPDIMADMTDDRSSVSDMRRDPVPSVSLDMHEQTMKGMRETEGINTHHLLQQHLYKGRKQHRHRYSRSHFNVNVDENEVQEIFQRTMRSRLESFKSAKMGVAPSKKITKHKQKEQQQKMPNGKSLDKGKSYYSGDEDFEFSSDGDGASGYNASGHSFPMRVTYRTGAGIENPAFMPDTDPMSAVQIPPWLGEAELDSSTVAPSQRAQVRLPWTPSNLRRLAPLRTSTRSTDSFMLADTPVAQQWSNLPPPPPPPPPPSDRDDGQK
- the slc9a3.1 gene encoding sodium/hydrogen exchanger 3.1 isoform X2; amino-acid sequence: MATTWRFALFLCVLLLVSGGPSLASEEAGTTAHSSGHGESGHDTTGDAGHGDTGDGDAAHGDGHGGEPITTLPIVSWKWHHVSTPYLVALWILVSWLCKIIIEANHHVTSVIPESALLICFGFILGGMIWGADMAQTFKLTPTVFFFYLLPQVILDAGYTMPNKLFFSNMGAIMIYAIIGTCWNAASVGLSLWGCHKGGAMGDIDIGLLQYLLFGSLIAAVDPVAVIAVFEQVHVNEVLFILVFGESLLNDGVTVVLFNVFDAFVSLGGPKIDAVEIIKGIVSFFVVAFGGSLMGFLFGLLISLLTRWTKNIQIIEPGFIFILGYLSYLTAEMLSLSAILSIVFCGICCQKYINANMDEKSVNTVRFALKVLANGSETIIFVFLGISAIDKEIWVWNTGFILLTLLFIFVYRIIGVFFLTWILNRYRLVPVGLIDQVIMSYGGLRGAVAYGLAVMLDKSKIKEKNLMISTTLIVVYFTVILQGITMKPLVTWLKVKRAKVAELTLIEKVQNKVFDHLLVAIEDISGQIGHNYMRDKWKHFEDKWMTGWLMKPSARKNRDHVFSIFHQLNLKDAISYVAEGERRGSLEFIRNDNSYVDFKKKFGDEFSEVMPDIMADMTDDRSSVSDMRRDPVPSVSLDMHEQTMKGMRETEGINTHHLLQQHLYKGRKQHRHRYSRSHFNVNVDENEVQEIFQRTMRSRLESFKSAKMGVAPSKKITKHKQKEQQQKMPNGKSLDKDFEFSSDGDGASGYNASGHSFPMRVTYRTGAGIENPAFMPDTDPMSAVQIPPWLGEAELDSSTVAPSQRAQVRLPWTPSNLRRLAPLRTSTRSTDSFMLADTPVAQQWSNLPPPPPPPPPPSDRDDGQK